From Pseudomonas sp. FP2335, the proteins below share one genomic window:
- a CDS encoding LysR family transcriptional regulator: protein MFNASTHYQIDYPDLSLILALVRGGSLARAAALLRVDVSTVFRAVRRLEAALGQTLFEKSRAGYLPTGLARDLAQQAERAEQALEAARIGVEQGGEVISGTVRLTCTDSVLQGLLLPALAQFMPDYPALTLELSTSNDFANLSRRDADIALRLTKTPPEHLVGRCLGNVAYQVCASPGFAREHAGRELAELAWIAPDDFMPDHPTVAWRREHLPGVRLGFRCNSMLSVTELVRAGLGVAALPDFLLDEGLQPMGPTLTGHGTALWLLTRPDCRALRSVVALFDELGRHIRMKP from the coding sequence ATGTTCAATGCGTCAACGCACTATCAGATTGACTACCCCGACCTGTCGTTGATCCTCGCCCTGGTGCGCGGTGGCTCCCTCGCGAGGGCGGCGGCGTTGTTGCGGGTGGACGTGTCCACGGTGTTTCGCGCAGTGCGGCGCCTGGAGGCGGCATTGGGCCAGACGCTGTTTGAAAAAAGCCGCGCCGGCTACTTGCCCACGGGCTTGGCGCGGGACCTGGCGCAACAGGCCGAACGTGCCGAACAAGCGCTGGAGGCGGCGCGCATTGGCGTGGAGCAGGGCGGTGAAGTGATCAGCGGCACGGTGCGCCTGACCTGTACCGACTCGGTGTTGCAAGGGTTGCTGCTGCCCGCGTTGGCGCAATTCATGCCGGATTATCCGGCGCTGACCCTGGAGCTGAGTACGTCCAACGACTTCGCCAACCTCAGCCGCCGCGATGCGGACATCGCCCTACGCTTGACCAAGACGCCGCCGGAGCACCTTGTAGGACGCTGCCTCGGCAACGTCGCCTACCAGGTGTGTGCGAGCCCGGGTTTTGCGCGTGAGCATGCCGGGCGCGAGTTGGCCGAACTGGCCTGGATCGCCCCGGATGATTTCATGCCGGACCATCCGACGGTGGCCTGGCGTCGCGAGCACCTGCCGGGTGTACGCCTTGGTTTTCGCTGCAACAGCATGCTGTCGGTCACCGAACTGGTGCGTGCCGGGCTGGGTGTGGCGGCGTTGCCGGACTTTCTCCTGGATGAAGGCTTGCAACCGATGGGGCCGACGTTGACAGGGCATGGCACGGCGCTGTGGTTGCTTACCCGTCCTGACTGCCGGGCGTTGCGCTCGGTGGTGGCGTTGTTTGATGAATTGGGGCGGCACATCCGGATGAAACCCTAG
- a CDS encoding CTP synthase, with the protein MNASTLHLALIGEYHPAVTAHQAIPVALQQAADRLGLTVHLQWLDTDNLPSLHGFDGFWCVPASPYRDTDGALQAIRFAREQRRPFLGTCGGFQHAVLEYARNVLGWADAQHGELNPEAKRAVIAPLSCALVEATDRVRLAPYTRIAEAYGTLDLEEGYRCRYGVNREFLDALLEGDLIACGHDSAGDLRAVELLDHPFFVATLFQPERAALNGITPPLAMALLNACREVSA; encoded by the coding sequence ATGAACGCCTCTACGCTGCACCTCGCCCTGATCGGCGAGTACCACCCCGCTGTCACCGCGCACCAAGCCATTCCCGTGGCCCTGCAACAGGCAGCCGACAGGCTTGGCCTGACCGTTCACCTGCAATGGCTCGACACCGACAACTTGCCATCGCTGCACGGCTTTGACGGTTTTTGGTGCGTGCCCGCCAGCCCCTATCGCGACACCGACGGCGCCCTGCAAGCCATCCGTTTTGCCCGCGAGCAGCGGCGACCGTTCCTCGGCACCTGCGGCGGTTTTCAGCACGCAGTGCTGGAATATGCCCGCAATGTATTGGGCTGGGCGGATGCGCAACATGGCGAACTGAACCCCGAGGCCAAACGCGCGGTGATCGCGCCGCTGAGCTGCGCCCTGGTGGAAGCCACCGACCGCGTGCGTCTGGCGCCCTACACCCGCATCGCCGAGGCCTACGGCACGCTGGACCTTGAAGAGGGCTATCGCTGCCGCTACGGGGTCAATCGCGAGTTTCTCGATGCCCTGCTCGAAGGCGACTTGATTGCCTGCGGCCACGACTCGGCGGGCGATCTGCGCGCGGTGGAGTTGCTCGATCACCCGTTTTTCGTCGCCACCTTGTTCCAACCCGAACGCGCCGCCCTCAACGGCATCACGCCGCCGCTGGCGATGGCCTTGCTCAACGCCTGCCGGGAGGTGTCCGCATGA
- a CDS encoding SDR family NAD(P)-dependent oxidoreductase, whose amino-acid sequence MTRKIALITGASRGLGKSTALHLAAQGVDIIGTYHSAAAEAQAVAEQIQALGGRAAMLQLDVGQSATFNDFVGDVGTLLKDVFAQERFDFLINNAGIGAHASFAETTEAQFDQLLAIQFKGPFFLTQKLLPLIRDGGRILNISSGLARFSLPGYAAYAAMKGAMEVLTRYQAKELGGRGISVNILAPGAIETDFGGGAVRDNAALNTMVANNTALGRAGLPDDIGGAISLLLADGSHWITGQRIEASGGMFL is encoded by the coding sequence ATGACCCGTAAAATCGCATTGATCACCGGCGCCAGCCGTGGCCTGGGCAAAAGCACCGCGCTGCACCTGGCAGCACAAGGCGTCGACATCATTGGCACCTACCACAGTGCTGCCGCCGAAGCCCAGGCGGTGGCCGAGCAGATCCAGGCGCTGGGCGGCCGTGCCGCGATGCTGCAACTGGATGTGGGCCAAAGCGCGACCTTCAATGATTTTGTTGGCGACGTCGGCACTTTGCTCAAGGATGTTTTCGCACAGGAGCGCTTCGATTTTCTGATCAATAACGCCGGCATCGGCGCCCATGCCAGCTTTGCCGAGACCACCGAGGCGCAGTTCGACCAACTGCTGGCGATCCAATTCAAAGGTCCATTCTTCCTGACCCAGAAGCTGCTGCCGCTGATCCGCGACGGTGGTCGCATTCTCAATATTTCCAGCGGCCTGGCGCGCTTCAGCCTGCCGGGTTATGCCGCGTATGCCGCGATGAAAGGCGCAATGGAAGTGCTCACGCGCTATCAGGCCAAGGAGTTGGGCGGTCGCGGCATCAGCGTGAACATCCTTGCACCGGGTGCCATCGAGACCGATTTCGGCGGCGGCGCCGTGCGTGACAACGCCGCATTGAACACGATGGTCGCCAACAATACCGCCCTGGGTCGCGCCGGTTTACCGGACGATATTGGCGGGGCCATTTCCCTCTTGCTGGCCGACGGCAGCCACTGGATCACCGGGCAGCGCATCGAGGCCTCGGGCGGCATGTTTCTGTAG
- a CDS encoding LysR family transcriptional regulator, which produces MNKLELLRTFVRVTELSSFTGAGESLGLPRSTVSEHVQALEELLGTRLLQRTTRKVQATQDGRVLYERSKDLLAHMDELEGLFRQDEAQLSGRIRVDMPNVMARELILPRLPEFMDAHPLIELEISSTDRQVDLLAEGFDCVLRVGAQPDQTVVARLLCRLPMINCASAAYLQRYGVPQTLADLAHHHLVHYVRPLGSRSAGFEYQQGNKVQRIPMAGRVTVNSTDAYRVACLGGFGITQVPALGIRELLASGELVAVLPDYPAPPLDVSLLYAGQRHLPQRVRVFMDWLATLLQSQL; this is translated from the coding sequence ATGAACAAACTTGAGCTGTTGCGCACCTTTGTGCGCGTTACCGAACTGTCGAGTTTCACCGGCGCGGGCGAGAGCCTGGGGCTGCCGCGCTCCACCGTGTCCGAGCATGTACAGGCGCTGGAAGAACTGCTCGGCACGCGCCTGCTGCAGCGCACCACGCGCAAGGTCCAGGCGACCCAGGACGGTCGCGTGTTGTATGAGCGCAGCAAGGACTTGCTGGCGCACATGGACGAGCTGGAAGGGCTGTTCCGCCAGGATGAAGCGCAACTGAGCGGGCGCATTCGCGTGGACATGCCCAACGTGATGGCACGGGAATTGATCCTGCCGCGCCTGCCCGAATTCATGGATGCGCACCCGTTGATCGAACTGGAAATCAGCAGCACCGACCGCCAGGTCGACCTGCTCGCCGAAGGCTTCGATTGCGTACTGCGCGTCGGCGCGCAGCCGGACCAGACCGTCGTCGCGCGGCTGCTGTGCCGCCTGCCGATGATCAACTGCGCCAGCGCGGCGTACTTGCAACGGTATGGCGTGCCCCAGACGCTGGCCGACCTCGCGCATCATCACCTGGTGCATTATGTGCGCCCGTTGGGCTCACGTTCGGCGGGGTTCGAGTACCAACAGGGCAACAAGGTGCAGCGCATTCCCATGGCCGGGCGGGTCACGGTCAACAGCACCGACGCGTACCGGGTGGCGTGCCTGGGCGGGTTTGGGATTACTCAGGTGCCGGCCCTGGGGATTCGCGAGTTGCTGGCCAGTGGGGAACTGGTGGCGGTGTTGCCCGATTACCCGGCGCCGCCGTTGGATGTGTCGTTGCTGTACGCCGGTCAGCGGCACTTGCCGCAGCGAGTGCGGGTATTCATGGATTGGTTGGCCACTCTTTTACAGTCGCAGTTGTAG
- a CDS encoding diguanylate cyclase: MENRQGKGLSFARRIYKPRIIGLGIGGISVAAALYPLSMPGWVWAFLLFNGLGWPHVAYQLSTRAQFPYQAEKRNLIYDSFFGGFWAAAIEFSPLTAVTILSMMAMNNVAAGGKQMFLRGLLAQAVGIGAGWLLFGMRFDADVSVLEIYACLPMLTLYPMAIGMVCYQLAIKLSEHKRALSALSRIDSLTGLLNHGSWKDLLHIKFHKCRQQQSHATITLIDIDHFKQINDTHGHIVGDAVLRQLSLELRRNLRENDLAGRYGGDEFCVILPKMPLEEAAQLMERMRETFSNYRNPQIPELRVSLSIGLADFQPGFSDAAMWLNAADRALYAAKATGRNRVNVSNYCVAHSA, from the coding sequence ATGGAAAACCGACAAGGCAAAGGGCTCTCATTTGCCAGGCGTATCTACAAGCCAAGGATCATCGGCCTGGGCATCGGCGGCATCAGTGTGGCCGCCGCCCTCTACCCGCTCTCGATGCCCGGTTGGGTCTGGGCGTTCCTGCTGTTCAATGGCCTTGGCTGGCCGCATGTGGCGTATCAACTCTCGACGCGCGCCCAATTCCCCTATCAGGCCGAAAAACGCAACCTGATCTACGACTCGTTTTTCGGCGGGTTCTGGGCGGCAGCCATTGAGTTCTCGCCGCTGACGGCCGTGACCATCCTGTCCATGATGGCCATGAATAACGTCGCAGCGGGCGGCAAACAGATGTTCCTGCGCGGCCTGTTGGCTCAGGCAGTGGGTATCGGAGCCGGGTGGTTGCTGTTCGGCATGCGCTTCGACGCGGATGTCAGCGTGCTTGAGATCTACGCCTGCCTGCCGATGCTGACCCTCTACCCCATGGCCATCGGCATGGTCTGTTACCAATTGGCGATCAAACTGTCCGAGCACAAGCGTGCCCTCAGCGCCCTCAGCCGTATCGACAGCCTCACGGGCTTGCTTAATCACGGTTCGTGGAAAGACCTGCTGCACATCAAATTCCATAAGTGCCGGCAACAACAAAGCCACGCCACCATCACGCTGATCGACATTGACCACTTCAAACAGATCAACGACACCCACGGCCATATCGTCGGTGACGCGGTGCTGCGCCAACTGAGCCTGGAGTTGCGGCGCAACCTGCGGGAAAACGACCTGGCCGGACGCTATGGTGGCGATGAATTCTGTGTGATTCTTCCGAAAATGCCCCTGGAAGAAGCCGCGCAGTTGATGGAACGCATGCGCGAGACCTTCAGCAACTACCGTAACCCGCAGATCCCGGAGCTACGCGTCAGCCTGAGCATCGGCCTGGCCGACTTCCAACCCGGTTTCAGCGATGCCGCGATGTGGCTCAACGCCGCGGATCGGGCGCTGTACGCCGCCAAGGCCACCGGGCGCAACCGGGTCAACGTCAGCAACTATTGCGTGGCTCATTCCGCCTGA
- a CDS encoding antibiotic biosynthesis monooxygenase has translation MIAATPTPPYYAVIFSSLRTEGDHGYGAAAARMLELARGQPGFLGVESAREDGLGITVSYWQSEAAILAWKRQAEHSAVREQGRALWYSAFQTRVCKVERDYAFQN, from the coding sequence ATGATCGCCGCCACACCCACCCCGCCCTACTACGCGGTGATTTTCAGCTCGCTGCGCACCGAGGGCGATCACGGCTACGGCGCGGCCGCCGCGCGCATGCTGGAACTGGCGCGTGGGCAACCGGGGTTTCTCGGGGTGGAATCGGCGCGGGAGGATGGCCTGGGGATCACCGTGTCGTACTGGCAAAGCGAGGCGGCGATCCTGGCGTGGAAGCGGCAAGCCGAGCACAGTGCCGTGCGTGAGCAAGGACGGGCCCTTTGGTACTCGGCGTTTCAGACACGGGTGTGCAAAGTCGAACGGGACTATGCGTTCCAGAACTGA
- a CDS encoding TetR/AcrR family transcriptional regulator — protein MTAPQRLTDRKREAIVAAAIAEFRANGFEVTSMDKIAATAGVSKRTVYNHFPSKEELFAEILHQLWASSVAQLDVSYTSDRPLREQLRGLLEAKMKMMADANFLDLARVAIAATIHSPERAQDMVTRLSQREEGFTQWVRAAQEDGRLSCSDPAFAAHQIQSLLKAFAFWPQITLGQPTLDAANQASVIESAIDLFLAGYEVHPR, from the coding sequence ATGACTGCCCCTCAACGCCTCACCGACCGTAAACGCGAAGCCATCGTGGCTGCGGCCATCGCCGAGTTTCGCGCCAACGGTTTCGAGGTCACCAGCATGGACAAGATCGCCGCCACCGCCGGTGTTTCCAAGCGCACCGTGTACAACCACTTCCCGAGCAAGGAGGAATTGTTCGCCGAAATCCTTCACCAATTGTGGGCCAGCAGCGTCGCGCAACTGGATGTGAGCTACACCAGCGACCGCCCGCTGCGCGAGCAACTGCGCGGGTTGCTGGAGGCCAAGATGAAGATGATGGCGGATGCCAACTTCCTCGACCTGGCCCGGGTTGCTATCGCCGCCACCATTCACTCGCCGGAACGTGCCCAAGACATGGTGACCCGCCTGAGCCAGCGCGAAGAAGGTTTTACCCAGTGGGTCCGCGCCGCCCAGGAAGACGGCCGCCTCAGTTGCAGCGATCCGGCATTCGCCGCCCACCAGATCCAAAGCCTGCTCAAGGCGTTCGCGTTCTGGCCGCAAATCACCCTTGGCCAACCGACCCTGGATGCCGCCAACCAGGCCAGCGTGATCGAGTCTGCCATCGACCTGTTCCTGGCCGGCTACGAAGTCCACCCTCGGTAG
- a CDS encoding transporter — protein MNHSIDHSHQDSDLFGLLYGFRFRPGEKGEQIDSATALAALQVPQDPEEFLWLHLNLAHAACERWMQKHLELPDEFFEALHEGSRSTRIEHVDSALLAVVNDVVFNFSSMVSSDISTLWVCARSRLLISARLQPLHSVDKLRSSVKAGERFRSPLELLVHLLRDQGEVLTQIVRKTSISVDHIEDQLLSSRLSTNRAELGAARRVLVRLQRLLALEPGSLLRLLNRPPQWLQKEDVKELRKSTEEFALIINDLTALGERIKLLQEEIAANLNEQSNRTLFTLTVVTVLALPINIIAGFFGMNVGGVPLSQDPEGFWILVALVATFTLIAGRWAFRKRKDY, from the coding sequence ATGAATCACAGCATTGACCACAGCCACCAGGACTCCGACCTGTTCGGCTTGCTCTACGGTTTTCGTTTTCGCCCAGGCGAAAAGGGTGAACAGATCGACTCGGCCACCGCACTGGCTGCGCTACAGGTCCCACAAGACCCGGAAGAATTCCTGTGGCTGCACCTGAACCTGGCCCATGCCGCGTGCGAACGCTGGATGCAGAAGCACCTGGAATTGCCGGATGAGTTCTTCGAAGCCCTGCACGAAGGCTCACGCTCCACCCGTATCGAACACGTCGACTCGGCCTTGCTGGCGGTGGTCAACGACGTGGTGTTCAACTTCAGCAGCATGGTCTCGTCGGATATTTCCACGCTGTGGGTGTGCGCCCGCAGCCGCCTGCTGATCAGTGCACGCCTGCAACCGTTGCACTCGGTGGACAAACTGCGCTCGTCGGTAAAGGCCGGGGAACGCTTCCGTTCGCCGCTGGAGTTGCTCGTGCATCTGCTGCGCGATCAGGGCGAGGTGCTGACGCAGATCGTGCGCAAGACCAGCATCAGCGTCGACCATATCGAAGACCAGTTGCTGTCTTCGCGCCTGTCCACCAACCGCGCCGAACTCGGTGCCGCGCGGCGGGTGCTGGTGCGCCTGCAACGCCTGCTGGCGCTGGAACCGGGCTCGCTGCTGCGCCTGCTCAACCGCCCACCGCAGTGGCTGCAAAAGGAAGACGTGAAGGAGTTGCGCAAATCCACCGAGGAGTTTGCGCTGATCATCAACGACCTCACGGCGCTCGGAGAACGTATCAAGCTGTTGCAGGAAGAGATCGCCGCCAACCTCAACGAGCAAAGCAACCGCACGCTGTTCACCCTGACGGTGGTGACGGTGCTGGCATTGCCGATCAACATCATTGCCGGTTTTTTCGGTATGAACGTGGGGGGCGTGCCGCTTTCCCAGGACCCGGAAGGCTTCTGGATATTGGTGGCCTTGGTCGCGACCTTTACCCTGATTGCCGGGCGCTGGGCGTTCCGCAAACGCAAGGATTACTGA
- a CDS encoding inorganic phosphate transporter has product MATPSLTASTHASPADPKPRLDKKPNLLTVIIFFAVLAMGLLFTAYSLMHDMHELGTVVTTWTPFLLLGVALLIALGFEFVNGFHDTANAVATVIYTNSLPPHFAVVWSGFFNFLGVLLSSGAVAFGIIALLPVELILQVGSSAGFAMIFALLIAAILWNLGTWWLGLPASSSHTLIGSIIGVGVANALMHGRDGTSGVDWAQATKIGYALLLSPLIGFGFAALLLLALRAFVKNRSLYKAPKGDTPPPWWIRGMLIATCTGVSFAHGSNDGQKGMGLIMLILVGTLPMAYALNRTMPAEQSLQFAAVAEVTQVALAKSAPQALPGNPRPILSAYVSTKEVTPQLIPALAALAGQIGEQVKGYGSLAKVPAEAVGNVRNDMYLTSETIRLMDKGKVGNFDADTQSKLQLFKQQIDNSTRFIPLWVKIAVAIALGLGTMVGWKRIVVTVGEKIGKTHMTYAQGASAETVAMLTIGAADMFGLPVSTTHVLSSGVAGTMVANGGGLQMKTIRNLLMAWVLTLPAAIVLSGSLYWLFTKLF; this is encoded by the coding sequence ATGGCCACCCCTTCCCTGACTGCCTCCACGCACGCCTCCCCCGCAGACCCCAAACCCCGGCTGGACAAGAAGCCCAACCTGCTCACGGTGATCATTTTCTTCGCCGTGCTCGCCATGGGCCTGCTGTTCACCGCCTACAGCCTGATGCACGACATGCACGAACTGGGCACGGTGGTCACCACCTGGACCCCCTTCCTGCTGCTCGGCGTGGCGCTGTTGATCGCCCTGGGCTTCGAGTTCGTCAACGGCTTCCACGACACCGCCAACGCGGTGGCGACGGTGATCTACACCAACTCGCTGCCGCCGCATTTTGCGGTGGTGTGGTCGGGCTTTTTCAACTTCCTCGGCGTGCTGCTCTCCAGCGGTGCCGTGGCGTTCGGCATCATTGCCCTGCTGCCGGTGGAGCTGATTTTGCAGGTCGGCTCGTCGGCCGGTTTCGCGATGATCTTCGCCCTGCTGATCGCCGCGATCCTGTGGAACCTGGGCACCTGGTGGCTGGGTTTGCCGGCCTCGTCGTCCCACACCCTGATCGGCTCAATCATCGGCGTCGGCGTGGCGAATGCCTTGATGCACGGGCGTGACGGCACCAGCGGAGTGGATTGGGCCCAGGCCACCAAGATCGGTTACGCGCTGCTGCTGTCGCCGCTGATCGGCTTTGGCTTTGCCGCCCTGCTGTTGCTGGCCCTGCGCGCGTTTGTGAAGAACCGTTCGCTGTACAAGGCGCCGAAAGGCGACACCCCGCCGCCGTGGTGGATTCGCGGCATGCTGATCGCCACCTGCACCGGTGTGTCGTTCGCCCACGGCTCCAACGATGGGCAAAAAGGCATGGGCCTGATCATGCTGATCCTGGTGGGCACGTTGCCGATGGCCTACGCGCTGAACCGCACCATGCCCGCCGAGCAATCCTTACAATTCGCCGCCGTGGCCGAAGTGACTCAAGTCGCGCTGGCGAAAAGCGCGCCGCAGGCATTGCCGGGCAACCCGCGGCCGATTCTGTCGGCGTACGTCAGTACCAAGGAAGTCACTCCGCAACTGATCCCGGCCCTCGCCGCCCTCGCCGGGCAGATCGGCGAGCAGGTCAAAGGCTACGGCTCCCTGGCCAAGGTCCCCGCCGAAGCGGTGGGCAACGTGCGTAACGACATGTACCTGACCAGCGAAACCATTCGCTTGATGGACAAGGGCAAGGTCGGCAATTTCGACGCCGATACCCAAAGCAAGCTGCAACTGTTCAAGCAACAGATCGACAACTCCACGCGCTTTATCCCGCTGTGGGTGAAGATCGCCGTGGCCATCGCCCTCGGCCTGGGCACCATGGTCGGCTGGAAACGCATCGTGGTGACGGTGGGCGAGAAGATCGGCAAGACCCACATGACCTATGCTCAAGGGGCTTCGGCGGAAACCGTGGCGATGCTGACCATCGGCGCGGCGGATATGTTTGGCTTGCCGGTGTCGACCACCCATGTGTTGTCGTCCGGTGTGGCGGGAACCATGGTGGCCAATGGCGGCGGGTTGCAGATGAAGACCATCCGCAATCTGTTGATGGCGTGGGTGTTGACGTTGCCGGCGGCGATTGTGTTGTCGGGCAGCCTCTACTGGCTATTCACCAAACTCTTCTGA
- a CDS encoding DUF2025 family protein, whose product MRITSELICQAADRLHGFVGLNRKTGQYIVRFSEDSFGMDVADDGIIPTAEFVWLPAEDDTMTLSRERIQLLLDQNIDDRINISEPLRVYMRRVEIPQIAALRSLVS is encoded by the coding sequence ATGCGCATCACTTCCGAGCTTATCTGCCAGGCTGCCGACAGACTCCACGGTTTTGTCGGACTGAACCGCAAGACCGGGCAGTACATCGTTCGTTTCAGCGAAGACTCCTTCGGCATGGATGTGGCCGATGACGGCATCATCCCCACCGCCGAATTTGTCTGGCTGCCCGCCGAGGATGACACCATGACGTTGTCCCGCGAGCGCATCCAATTGCTGCTGGACCAGAACATCGACGACCGCATCAACATCAGTGAGCCGCTGCGGGTGTACATGCGCCGGGTCGAGATCCCGCAGATTGCTGCGTTGCGCAGTCTGGTCAGCTAG
- a CDS encoding PepSY domain-containing protein, whose protein sequence is MKTLTALFAATALTLTAGLAQADVRPDQIPSLLQSGAVKPFEQLNKDALAKHPGAVIHDTELEDKAGRLVYEVELTDTTGKKWDVKLDAKTGEVLENKLDT, encoded by the coding sequence ATGAAAACCCTGACCGCTTTGTTCGCCGCCACCGCCTTGACCCTGACCGCCGGCCTGGCTCAAGCCGACGTTCGCCCTGACCAGATTCCAAGCCTGTTGCAGTCCGGCGCGGTGAAGCCTTTTGAACAACTCAACAAAGACGCCCTGGCCAAACACCCTGGCGCCGTTATCCACGACACCGAGCTGGAGGACAAGGCCGGTCGCCTGGTCTACGAAGTTGAACTGACCGACACCACCGGCAAGAAGTGGGACGTGAAGCTCGACGCCAAGACCGGCGAAGTGCTGGAAAACAAACTGGATACTTGA
- a CDS encoding DUF1003 domain-containing protein, with protein sequence MTPSKPEAAPVDHLRFHRPHAHLAPTFGNDTFALKAEAFARFFGTPTFLGAQTVIVVVWMVLNMTGVTHFDAYPFILLNLAFSLQAAYAAPLILLAQTRQAARDKAQSDADAQHREALAVANTERQAQAAQTTKQLLELLEQNTRLTEMTKQLTEHVESLTCELHEHFVRKPQEHP encoded by the coding sequence ATGACCCCAAGCAAACCTGAAGCTGCCCCCGTCGATCACCTGCGTTTCCACCGCCCCCACGCCCACCTGGCACCGACGTTTGGCAATGACACCTTTGCCCTCAAGGCCGAAGCCTTCGCCCGATTCTTCGGCACGCCGACCTTCCTCGGTGCGCAGACGGTGATCGTGGTGGTGTGGATGGTATTGAACATGACCGGCGTGACGCACTTCGACGCCTACCCGTTCATCCTGCTCAACCTCGCCTTCAGCCTGCAAGCGGCCTACGCCGCGCCGCTGATCCTGCTGGCGCAGACACGCCAGGCAGCGCGGGACAAAGCCCAGTCCGACGCCGATGCGCAGCACCGTGAAGCCCTCGCCGTTGCCAATACCGAACGCCAGGCCCAGGCCGCGCAGACCACCAAACAGTTGCTGGAATTACTCGAACAGAACACCCGGCTGACGGAAATGACCAAGCAACTGACGGAACATGTCGAAAGCCTGACGTGTGAACTGCACGAGCACTTTGTAAGAAAACCCCAAGAACACCCGTAA
- a CDS encoding glycerophosphodiester phosphodiesterase family protein, giving the protein MPVTFTKSALLLALTLGLGQAQAADPISPAELATNEGIPYPAVIAHRGASYDAPESTAAAYKVARDLGADYLEMDLQRSKDGVLFALHDNNLQRTTDVATKFPERKDAPANEFTWKELQSLDAGSWFNAAYPDRARPGFVGLKIQSLDDIIKIAEGNPQHKPGLYIETKEPKQFPGIEADLKNKLLDKGWLSSAGSKLGKSNTGVGQGKGRVVLQTFEKSSLVELQKEMPNTPKILLLWVGEGSIEPKSKQTFAESGETTKAAYYAKQEPKDAAEFEKWVDEAKSLGAIGTGPSAELTAHGDQSYSNLVKPEMNKLTHDKGLLVHVYTVDEPVDFDKVMKAGVDGIFTNRAAELLKFYKRWPSSSVQDLLNDYKY; this is encoded by the coding sequence ATGCCTGTCACGTTCACCAAGAGCGCCCTGCTGCTCGCCCTGACGCTTGGCCTCGGCCAGGCCCAGGCTGCCGATCCGATCAGCCCGGCTGAATTGGCGACAAACGAAGGCATTCCGTATCCCGCCGTCATCGCTCACCGTGGCGCCTCGTACGACGCTCCCGAATCCACCGCCGCCGCCTACAAAGTTGCACGCGACCTGGGTGCCGACTACCTGGAAATGGACCTGCAACGCAGCAAGGATGGCGTGCTGTTCGCCCTGCACGACAACAACCTGCAGCGCACCACCGACGTGGCCACCAAGTTCCCCGAGCGCAAAGACGCACCGGCCAACGAATTCACCTGGAAAGAACTGCAAAGCCTCGACGCCGGCAGCTGGTTCAACGCCGCTTACCCGGACCGCGCCCGCCCGGGTTTCGTCGGCCTGAAAATCCAGAGCCTGGACGACATCATCAAGATCGCCGAAGGCAACCCACAGCACAAACCCGGCCTGTACATCGAGACCAAGGAGCCCAAGCAATTCCCGGGCATCGAGGCCGACCTGAAAAACAAGCTGCTGGATAAAGGCTGGTTGAGTTCCGCCGGCTCCAAGCTGGGCAAGAGCAACACCGGTGTCGGCCAGGGCAAGGGCCGCGTGGTGCTGCAAACCTTCGAGAAGTCGAGCCTGGTCGAGCTGCAAAAAGAGATGCCGAACACCCCGAAAATCCTGCTGTTGTGGGTCGGTGAAGGCAGCATCGAGCCAAAATCCAAGCAGACGTTCGCCGAGTCCGGCGAAACCACCAAGGCCGCCTACTATGCCAAGCAAGAGCCGAAAGACGCCGCCGAGTTCGAAAAGTGGGTCGACGAAGCCAAGAGCCTCGGCGCCATCGGCACTGGCCCGTCGGCTGAGCTGACCGCCCATGGCGATCAAAGTTATTCGAACCTGGTCAAGCCTGAAATGAACAAGCTGACCCACGACAAAGGCCTGCTGGTGCACGTCTACACCGTCGACGAGCCGGTTGACTTCGACAAGGTGATGAAGGCTGGCGTGGACGGCATCTTCACCAACCGCGCGGCCGAACTGCTGAAGTTCTACAAGCGCTGGCCGTCGTCCAGCGTGCAGGACTTGCTGAACGACTATAAGTATTGA